A single Trypanosoma brucei gambiense DAL972 chromosome 9, complete sequence DNA region contains:
- a CDS encoding phosphatidylcholine:ceramide cholinephosphotransferase 2, putative, which yields MAVPPVEMYSGSFWNRMRKPLPLRTQVIRFTVVFVIVVFILAVLLQITHERMPDPKVTKPLPDLGFEVLHKYPFLFSVADCCIGSLNILSVFTAFKLYLLHRHCVGSGEPELPCNIPGVSRFFLSVWLCKENCRIELRNIHTIAWIRFITSYALLLLSRSIIMVVTSLPNPDDLCQNPPKIENRVKDILLTVLTAGAGSIHCGDLMYSGHTVILTLHLMFHWIYGAMVHWSFRPVVTVVAIFSYYCIVASRFHYTDDVLVAIYLTIATFIAVGHNADGAPWQLQLFIRWLPCCGANSREVAEDGVPVAIVIKNEEMMNFDGKS from the coding sequence ATGGCTGTCCCACCAGTGGAAATGTATAGTGGTTCCTTTTGGAACAGAATGAGGAAACCCTTGCCATTACGAACGCAAGTCATTCGATTCACAGTTGTATTCGTAATTGTTGTCTTTATCCTTGCTGTTTTGTTGCAAATCACACATGAACGTATGCCGGACCCCAAGGTGACGAAGCCGCTACCAGATCTCGGTTTTGAGGTATTGCACAAGtatccttttttgttttctgtcgcAGACTGCTGTATCGGTTCCTTGAATATTCTGAGTGTTTTCACCGCTTTCAAACTGTACCTTCTTCACCGGCATTGTGTGGGGTCGGGTGAACCAGAACTCCCATGTAACATTCCCGGTGTGAgtcgcttctttttatctgTGTGGTTATGTAAGGAGAATTGCCGTATTGAACTGCGCAACATTCATACCATTGCATGGATCCGTTTTATTACATCATACGCACTCCTGCTACTCTCCCGTTCAATTATTATGGTAGTGACGTCGCTTCCCAATCCCGATGACCTGTGCCAAAACCCgccaaaaatagaaaatcgTGTGAAAGATATCTTACTTACTGTTCTTACAGCTGGTGCCGGTTCCATACACTGTGGTGATCTCATGTACAGTGGCCATACTGTGATTCTGACGCTTCATCTCATGTTCCACTGGATTTATGGGGCAATGGTACATTGGTCGTTTCGTCCTGTGGTGACTGTGGTAGCAATTTTTAGCTACTATTGCATCGTTGCCTCTCGGTTCCATTACACAGATGACGTGTTGGTAGCTATTTATTTAACAATTGCAACATTCATAGCAGTAGGTCACAACGCTGATGGAGCTCCATGGCAGTTGCAACTTTTTATTCGCTGGTTGCCATGTTGCGGTGCCAATTCACGTGAAGTGGCTGAAGATGGTGTGCCTGTTGCAATCGTAATtaaaaacgaagaaatgaTGAATTTCGATGGAAAGTCGTAG
- a CDS encoding phosphatidylcholine:ceramide cholinephosphotransferase 2, putative yields the protein MAVPPVEMYSGSFWNRMRKPLPLRTQVIRFTVVFVIVSFILAVALQITHERMPDPKVTKPLPDLGFELLTKISFLSVVTDVLIAFLSLLSFFTLWKLYLLHRHCVGSGEPELPCNIPGVSRFFLSVWLCKENCRIELRNIHTIAWIRFITSYALLLLFRSLVIVMTSMPTPVDKCQDPPKIENPVKNVILTVLTAGGGSIHCGDLMYSGHTVILTLHLMFHWIYGAMVHWSFRPVVTVVAIFSYYCIVASRSHYTDDVLVAIYLTIATFIAVGHNADGAPWQLQLFIRWLPCCGANSREVTEDSQPVMVAFKSEAVDELRERDDSAGLSGEVSTNEV from the coding sequence ATGGCTGTCCCACCAGTGGAAATGTATAGTGGTTCCTTTTGGAACAGAATGAGGAAACCCTTGCCATTACGAACGCAAGTCATTCGATTCACAGTTGTATTCGTAATCGTCTCTTTCATCCTTGCTGTTGCGTTGCAAATCACACATGAACGCATGCCGGACCCCAAGGTGACGAAGCCGCTACCAGATCTCGGTTTTGAACTTTTGACGAAGATATCATTTCTCTCTGTGGTTACGGACGTTCTGATTGCATTCCTCTCTTTACTGAGCTTCTTTACCTTGTGGAAACTGTACCTTCTTCACCGGCATTGTGTGGGGTCGGGTGAACCAGAACTCCCATGTAACATTCCCGGTGTGAgtcgcttctttttatctgTGTGGTTATGTAAGGAGAATTGCCGTATTGAACTGCGCAACATTCATACCATTGCATGGATCCGTTTTATTACATCATACGCACTCCTGCTACTCTTTCGCTCGCTGGTTATTGTCATGACGTCCATGCCGACGCCAGTGGACAAGTGTCAAGACCCGCCAAAAATAGAGAACCCCGTAAAGAACGTTATACTCACTGTTCTtacagctggtggtggttcCATACACTGTGGTGATCTCATGTACAGTGGCCATACTGTGATTCTGACGCTTCATCTCATGTTCCACTGGATTTATGGGGCAATGGTACATTGGTCGTTTCGTCCTGTGGTGACTGTGGTAGCAATTTTTAGCTACTATTGCATCGTTGCCTCTCGCTCCCATTACACAGATGACGTGTTGGTAGCTATTTATTTAACAATTGCAACATTCATAGCAGTAGGTCACAACGCTGATGGAGCTCCATGGCAGTTGCAACTTTTTATTCGCTGGTTGCCATGTTGTGGTGCCAATTCACGTGAAGTGACGGAAGACAGCCAACCGGTAATGGTGGCTTTTAAGAGTGAAGCAGTGGATGAGTTACGAGAGAGGGACGATAGTGCGGGGTTGAGTGGTGAGGTATCAACTAACGAGGTATGA